In one Ornithorhynchus anatinus isolate Pmale09 chromosome 19, mOrnAna1.pri.v4, whole genome shotgun sequence genomic region, the following are encoded:
- the LIN9 gene encoding protein lin-9 homolog, translating into MHRGGQPLKKRRGSFKMAELDQLPDESSSAKALVSLKEGSLSNTWNEKYSSLQKTPVWKGKNTGATVEMPFRNSKRSRLFCEEDDRQLSTRSPKRNQRVAMVPQKFTATMSTPDKKASQKIGFRLRNLLKLPKAHKWCIYEWFYSNIDKPLFEGDNDFCVCLKESFPNLKTRKLTRVEWGKIRRLMGKPRRCSSAFFEEERSALKQKRQKIRLLQQRKVADVSQFKDLPDEIPLPLVIGTKVTARLRGVHDGLFTGQIDAVDTLNATYRVTFDRAGLGTHTVPDYEVLSNEPHETMPIAAFGQKQRPSRFFMTPPRLQYTPPLQSPITDSDPLLGQSPWRNKISGAETETLGGFPVEFLVQVTRLSKILMIKKEHIKKLRDMNTEAEKLKSYSMPIGIDFQRRYATIVLDLEQLNKDLNKVLHKVQQYCYELAPDQGLQPADQPTDMRRRCEDEAQEIVRQANATTGHPCVENETLTELIARLTAILLQIKCLAEGGDLNSFEFKSLTDSLNDIKSSLDASNISCFQNNVEIHVAHIQSGLSQMGNLHAFAANNTNRD; encoded by the exons GCTCTTCAGCAAAAGCACTTGTCAGTTTAAAAG AGGGAAGTTTATCTAACACATGGAATGAGAAATATAGTTCCTTACAAAAAACGCCTGTTTGGAAAGGCAAGAACACAGGCGCCACTGTGGAGATG CCCTTCAGAAATTCAAAACGAAGCCGTCTTTTTTGTGAAGAAGATGACAGACAGTTAAGTACAAGATCACCTAAAAGAAACCAGAGAGTCGCGATGGTTCCACAG AAGTTTACTGCAACAATGTCAACACCAGACAAGAAAGCTTCACAGAAGATTGGCTTCCGTCTACGTAACCTACTCAAACTCCCCAAAGCACACAAATGGTGCATATATGAGTGGTTCTACTCAAATATAGATAA ACCGCTTTTTGAAGGAGATAATGATTTCTGTGTGTGTCTGAAAGAGTCTTTTCCTAATTTGAAGACCCGAAAATTAACAAGAGTGGAATGGGGGAAAATCAGACGGCTTATGGGGAAACCACGGAG GTGTTCTTCTGCATTTTTTGAAGAAGAGAGGTCAGCTTTAAAACAGAAAAGGCAAAAAATTCGGCTCTTGCAGCAGAGGAAAGTTGCAGATGTTTCACAATTTAAAGATCTTCCAGATGAAATTCCTCTGCCATTGGTTATAGGAACAAAAGTTACAG CAAGATTGCGAGGTGTTCACGACGGATTATTCACTGGACAAATTGATGCGGTAGACACACTTAATGCTACTTACAGAGTTACTTTTGACAGGGCTGGATTGGGAACTCATACAGTCCCGGACTATGAAGTTCTT AGCAATGAGCCTCATGAAACAATGCCGATTGCCGCCTTTGGACAGAAGCAACGACCGTCTCGATTCTTCATGACACCACCACGGTTACAGTACACACCGCCTCTCCAGTCGCCAATTACT gaCAGTGATCCTTTGTTAGGACAGTCACCATGGAGAAATAAAATTTCAGGTGCAGAAACTGAAACGTTAGGAGGTTTTCCAGTAGAATTCCTTGTCCAAGTG ACCAGATTATCAAAAATTCTTATGATCAAAAAGGAACACATCAAGAAATTAAGGGACATGAACACAGAAGCAGAGAAAttg AAATCCTATTCCATGCCTATTGGCATTGACTTTCAGAGGAGATATGCAACTATTGTTCTAGATCTGGAACAACTCAATAAGGACCTAAACAAAGTTTTGCATAAAGTTCAACAATATTGTTATGAG CTTGCTCCAGATCAAGGCCTCCAGCCTGCAGACCAGCCAACAGATATGAGACGCAGGTGTGAAGATGAAGCCCAGGAAATTGTCCGACAAGCAAATGCAACGACAGGGCATCCTTGTGTTGAAAATGAAACGCTAACGGAATTAATCGCTAGGCTCACAGCAATATTATTGCAGATTAAG tgCCTAGCAGAAGGAGGTGACCTGAATTCATTTGAATTCAAATCGCTAACAGATTCATTAAATGACATCAAGAGTTCATTAGATGCCTCCAATATCAG ttgtTTTCAGAATAATGTTGAGATCCATGTTGCACATATTCAGAGTGGCCTGAGCCAGATGGGAAACTTACATGCCTTTGCAGCTAATAACACCAACAGAGACTGA